The DNA window TAGCTCGTGTTTTCCTGTATGACATAATTGGAAGACATACCGGTAGGTGTCATAGGTAAGTCAGCAGAATCCCATTGACTTTTATTGAGCCGTGCAATGGCTTTGACTTGATTATTTGGAAGCAGCTTGGTAATACAGACATAAAAGCTCCGAATGTAAAGGTTCCTAATCTTAAACCTGGGTCATGCCAATTAAAAAGAGGGAAATGTGCACAGCTGTGATAAGGGGCAATTAATGCAACTTGTAGGGCAACACAGATCCAAGTTATAGTTCTGAATAATTGAATAAATGCAAAGTTCAGGTTATGGTGACATCTGGTGGCTGAAAGTGAAAGTTACACACAAACATGATGCATGCGTGACACCTGCTGGCTATTGTGTGTCCCTGCAGCTGGTTATATCTTTTGGTCATTTTCAACTCAATTTAATCTTCTTTATTACATAGAAAAAATAGTGCTTGTGATTTTTTGTCCTGTACAAAACCATACTGTGTCAAGTAAgtaacaatttattattacattaaatgtaCGATTTCACTTACCCCCATTTATACCCCCATTTAATCATTTATATTCATAAATGAATATTACATCCAGGAAAAAAAGGCTTATTGGGGTCATAAAAATATAGGTATTTAgataaagaagaaaacatttcgttaaaataattgtattctcTGCTGACCCCAATTTgccttttgtatttactttttataaaatttatatccCTGCACTATGCAATGTATAGAGCAGTAGTAATGAATGGTACGATGTCTCCATCAAGTGGTAAGTTTGTATCATTACAGCGCAATGAATTAGGACGGATATGTGTAGGGCCGCCTGTGACCACTAGAGATCTGTATTCAGGTGTTTAAACTGTCACTCAATTCCCGAATCGCTATGAAATAAATAGCTTTAATGAATTATACAAACAACACAATATATTGACAAAATATATGAATtaacatattatatacaatatatagacaaAATATTGGTATCACTACTTGCAATAATATCATCcaaccagcagagggagtgcgtacTCACCGGGCGCCATTTTGCCGTGGATCCCGACGCACAGTAGCGGATGTCGCTTCATAAAAATGGCGACCCCATTGCAATCGAAGTGACAGATTTGGCGGCCATGTTTCTGGAGACCAATGCAACGAAGAGTCTATGAAAAAAAGCTTTGGCAAAATGGCTCTGGCTTTGAGGACCATATTATTAAGATAGTAGAAGTAAAGGATACTGAGGGGAGTGcaggacagacagacagacagcaaGATGTCCTCCAGGCTGCCTCCAGCTGCCCTCAGCCTCAGACAGGTGAGATATTGTTATGTGTGGGggcattttacataatatataaggGTGAAGGGACACTTTGTGTTGGAAACTTAACCCTAGAACTGCCCTAGCCTGGGTTAAAGTGAGGCCATGGCATTAAAGTGACAATCACCTGGTAATCCTGGcactaacacacttcctgtcatatggtgacaacactgattGTTCTGTATTCACGGAGATGCAGTAGAATGTCATAAGTCACATTTCCACTCTCCTAATTTGTACAAGCTTTATTGTTTTAAGCAAAGAGGCTCGGGCTCCCTCCTTAGTGTGTTTCACCCAATAGCTTAGAGTATCTTCTACGATCAATCTCTGCTATTGGTCGAAACATGTCAGGTGGGCAGCTCCTTGCCTGCATCCAATTGGCTGTTTGGTGACCTCTCCAAGGTCTCTGTGTGATACAAAGCTCCTCCCATCCTTGGAAGGGTTTATTGTTGCCACCTAGAGTTTAATTCCATAATTACATGTAATGACAAATACCAGAAGCCTCTTTGTAATGATTGGTTCATTTATAGACCAATCAGTAAGGGATAATGGTGCCAGGGGCGGTCCTAAGCTTGACTTTATTGATTATCTGTGAAGGCACGGACACTGTATAGACCCTGCTCACATTTTTGTGCACAGTTCCTCCTCAGGCAGCAGGTTCTCAGCCTGTACCGCAGGATCCTCCAGGCTGTGCGGCAGATCCCGGACCCCGCAGACCGGCGCTATATGAAGGACTGGGCCCGGGATGAGTTCCGGAGGAATCAGACAGCCAGCGAAGAGGTAAGGCATATCTCACAGGTGGATGCTGGAGGAATGGTAGGACTTCTTATTTATAGTACAACCATAGCCTTCTATTGGGGGGGTTCAGGACCACCTAATTATAACTGTATCTGTCTTTCTAAAGTCCCAgaaatacctattgatcctgccagtaaagtATACTTAATGCAGCAtcctgtgatggggtgacaacaatgctgcactgctgcTGAATTCGGAGCAGTCTCGTCACTCTCATGTGGGCTGAATCTGCTAGCTGTAGTGTAGTAGGAGAAAATGTTGCAGGGAGCGTGGCTATTATCAGTGCTGATTCACGAGCCTGTCAATCAACAactggccacacccagtcccgCCCACTGATTTCACAATTGACAACACTGAGCTCCTCCTACTGTGATCTGCAATGTCTGGGAGGGGTAGCATGTGAGACATCAGTGAAGGAGGATTTATCTTTAGGTGAGTGAGGGGAAATATTTTACCATAGAAAAGAGCATTCTGCtaattcttcttttcatttttgtacacTGAAATGAAACACTTTTAGCTTCAGATTCACTTTCAGTTCAGGAATTCTGAATGATGATGAGTGTGATTGACCCCCTCTGATTCACCTTTCTTCCTCCTCAGATCACCATACGGATGATGATCTCTCAAGGGCTGCAGCAAGTGCAGGAACTAGAGCGAGCTCTTAAGCTGGCCAGATCATAGATCCCCGGGAATCatctgtggtcatgtgacctccgGTGTGTGTCCGCACAGGAAGTTGGGTCATGTTCCTGGGAGGAGAGGAAAGAAGGTTGGGATGATCTTCCAGTCATTGGAAGCCATGGTTACTTGCTGGTTTACTGGTATTTTCACTGGGAATGGATGGACATTGACTCGTTTACAGCTACCTGAGGACCCCAGGgacatagtcatgtgactattcATGTGTGCTCAGATTTATGGCTCCCTTCAGTCTAGAGATATCTTTCTTGACCCTTTACATGgggaaaaccttgaaataacttttgggtcttcgGGTAACCCCCTGCTTTAATTATATTTGCTTGGCTGTCAgtgtgaagaattcctcttacattgttgctGGCcgatgagaagaatgtcacccttacatatagccaaaaagatcattggggtcacttaataTGACCAGTTAAGTGCaaactgtttattgctcaaggaacccctagcacccccTGGAGGAGCTTTTCACTGGTATACCGCTATGGAGACTTCATACACAGCTAACAGAATCTTGATGAATGCCAATTTTCAGGTGGTCAAGATAAGTGCCTTTATTATCAACATACAATTTGTCACATGATCACTGGGTGGACGTGACTACTTGAACATGATGGTATTCATactaaaaaaacaccaataaactTTTGTATGTTAGGGGCATAGCCCATAAAAGTTCCTCAACAACCAATTCTTGGATAGTACAGACAGCTTTGTCTCGATACCTTCAAGTGACTGCTTTAGTACATTCTACATTTAGTTCATTCTCCGTTCTCAAGTGGTGCCCtttgccatttgaaaaaaaatctcagatgAATTTCATTGAAAATTCAtcaatagagaaaataaaatgtagggtttttttgttagtttaaaaagCTGTAATTGGTTTTAGAAGGCTGCTGAAGACTGTAGAGACTCATTTAAACCACCCTCGACTTGTGGTTATGAAATTTCAcaactaacttttatttaatcAGATTAGTCAATCCAAAGGAAGCTGACATTGAACTGCTGAAGTGTGAATTGAGCATCAGAATTGcgaaaaaaaagggattttgtacatggaatagttttatttattctgaagAATAAGCAGGCTGGTTGAATTATTTCAGAAATGTCTGATCTGCTGGGGTTTCTATCCACAACCATTGGAAGCACTTACAGAGAACAGTCAAAAAAAGAGAACTTAATAAGTAAGCTGCATTGATGTTAAAGGAAAATGGCCAGACTCGTTTGAGCtgagaaaggcaacagtaactcaaccACTCGTTATAACTGAGATATGCAGAAGAACATCTTGAAAGTATAACGTGTCAAACCTCGAAGCAGTGGATACAGCAGCATGAGGGTGCACCTGAGGGCTCACAAAAATTGGACAAGAGCAAATTTGTTGTCAACAACATGGTAGAATTGATGGTGCATTGGAGTGGGGGGATATGTTTTGGCACAGTGTGGGCCCCCTAGTACCATTTGAACATTGTACAGACTACCTTAgtgttgttgctgaccatgtccatctctTTATGTGCACAGTGTAACTATCTTCTGTTGGCTACTTCTTGCAGGATAATGTGCCATGTTACAAAGCTCAAAACATTTCAGATTGGTTTCTTCAACATGACAATGGGCTCACTGTACTCAAGTGGCCTCCACAGTCATCAGGTCCCAGTACAACAGATTactattatctattttttatgcAATAGGCATATTTGCCTATTTAGTTCTGTTTTGAATATGATGATAAAACACTTTGGGAGAAATATACACCCTAGAAGTCCAGCACTTGAGGCCAATATGGcgaatacctccacagccaccatgtatttccctctggtgcccagataggccgggatcatggcaatccacacactgcagaacaccagcatgctgaaggtgatgtacttggcctcattaaaactgtctggtaatgtcctcaccatgaaagccagaacaaaactcacagctgccagaaaccCCATATAACCCAACACGGAGTAGAACCCGATAACTGACCCCTCATTACACTGAATGACAATCTTGTCCTGATAAGAGTGAGTGTCCATTTCCTGAAAGGGGTGAGATACAGACATCCAAATAAGACATATTATACCCTGAACAGATGAACACACTGATACTATGGAATTGGCCAGTGTGACTCCAATCCATTTCCTCCAGTAGCTGCCAGGTTTGGTGGCATTGAAAGCAATGTAAACCATGATTGTTTTGGCCAGGAGAGAGGAGACGGCTATGGAGAAGATGACTCCAAATGTCATGACACGCAGTATACAGGTTATATCCAGGGGCTGACCAAGGAACGAGAACACACAGAGGAAGCTCAACAAGATGCAGACAAGGAGAACAAAACTCAGGTTTCTGTTATTGGCTTTGACAATGGGGGTGTTcagatagaataaaaaaaatccccatcaCTAAGAGAGTCACAATGCAAAGTGAGACGGAAGATGATATAAATACAACAGAAATATAATCAGCATAGGAGAAAAAATCCAGCAGTTTTTTAATACACCAATCCTTCTCATTTGGCCATTCTTCTTCTGTGTATTTCAGGCAGTTCTCACTACCTGCCAAAAGTAACAGATACAATGTATGTTATTCTCTTCTACTGAGATTTGTACAAAATTCACCTTGACAGAAGTATACTAACTAAAACCCAGTACACATATGTAATCTCTTCTGCTACTCATGCCAACAGATCCCCAGTCCATCCTTTAGAAATCCCCCTCTGACCTAGAGGCCTCCATCTTCTGGTTTCCCACAGTTTTTACTGGTTTCTCTTGCTGCCCTCAATGTTACTGAAATACATAGTCATCATATTGAGGTCTTAGGAGAAACCAGTGAAAGCTATAATGCATAAAAGTGGTTGCAGGTCATGTAAATGTTGGTTTCTTAGCACATTCAGGCATTGTTACCACCAGAAATCCACGCTGTTGGTAGCTTTGTTTGGAGTAACTTTCACTGAGAGTTTTAAGAAACATGGGAGAACTTAAacttcccaaaaaaaaatcacgggacttttcaggcattttCATGTTTAGCGtcaaacttacctcttcctcactaaagcacagatgcctctctcctgcgcattcaggcagttctgactctgggtgtgtctatgctagcaagctttatcagctttgccGGCCaaacagaaaatagcctcttgaccatcACTGGCTATAaagctagcttagacacagcactcagcgtttgtgcaacaagtcttcattagtgctgagcccctagttctgttgagctagttcctgtccACCTATTGCCTAATCCAgcatttcctctgtccagctcctgtgtaaacccctcgttgtccagtctgttgatcccaagccaacttccctgtgctgttccagtgttcctgtctgtctgtggatattcctgtatcacctgtgcctcctgttgctttcttTGTCCCCTGTGTTCCTGCGTCTGCGGTgtcccctgtgtcactagtggctatttcttggatccctggtatttgacccctggctttttaccgacctctcttgcttgctgcctgcctcaaccccggccttccttgactactcttctgctttgtgatttggaactgtgtttcatattgcccaccttggtgagCCCAAAAATCCTAACCTCGCAGTAACTAGCAGTGCAACATCCataccatcagaggctctgaagaagacctggttaccgcttagactctgcgccttggcccttcccagggctcagaCCACTTCTGTGAAAGCCATAGCACCCCttgtggccctgtctccccaagcgtaacagtttgcacgaaccatgatTATTCCCTCTTAGACCTCAGCATATTCTAACTACGTATTCACCCAGAGGCTTGacgcccaggaagctacccaaatcccGGTGCTTCCCCTGCTTCATGCACCCACATCTTACCTAGGTTAACTGCTGGTTTCTCCCAGTGCACCAGCCACACCACCAGCCCAGGTCTGGCCTCTTGCCATCACGGTGGCCTCTGCTCTAAACTTGCCGCCTCCACAGCGATTCTCTGGGGAATCTAAGATCTGCCATGGCTCCATCAACCAGTGTGGCATCTATTTTGAGCTTGAACCACAAAACTTCCCCACCGACTAGGCCAAAGTGGCGTATTTAATTTCCTTACTGTCTGGAAAAGCTCTGGCATGGGCGTCCCCGCCCTGGGAAAGGAAGGATCTGGTTACAGCTACTATTGATGCCTTTCTGAGCCTGGAGGGTCTTTGATGAACCTGCACGCGCCTCCTGAGCAGCCAGGGCACTCCTGCGTCTCCACCAAGGGTCGCTTTCTTTGGATGAGTTTGCAGTCAAATTTCGAACCCTGGCTGCTTAACTCACCTGTAACAACGAAGCCCTCCATGCTTCCTTATGGCAGTGCCTGTCGGACCGCATCACGGATGAATTGACAGTATGCTCTGAGgagggcatgctaggtcactatTCTCTCCCTCCCACTCAG is part of the Pyxicephalus adspersus chromosome 3, UCB_Pads_2.0, whole genome shotgun sequence genome and encodes:
- the LYRM2 gene encoding LYR motif-containing protein 2, with product MSSRLPPAALSLRQFLLRQQVLSLYRRILQAVRQIPDPADRRYMKDWARDEFRRNQTASEEITIRMMISQGLQQVQELERALKLARS